In Anaerolineae bacterium, the following are encoded in one genomic region:
- a CDS encoding ExeM/NucH family extracellular endonuclease: MTDRKTLFIAAVLMLVLLALPVVAAIPARAIGGDPVINEFVANHTGTDTSEYVEIFGAPNTYYSTLTLLQIEGDGTGAGTVDSAFPLGLTGPTGFWTTGFLNNLIENGTLTLLLVEGFSGIVGQDLDTDNNGGLDVTPWTRIVDGVAVSDGGVGDATYTGTVLAPGFGGSAFTPGGASRIPNGADTDTVADWMPNDFDGAGLPGFTGTPAVGEAYNTPGGVNRLFGTARPPLINEFVANHTGADNHEYIEIAGDPNTDYSAYAVVQIEGETEVGGTPGVIDSAHPLGTTDPLGLWFTGFLTETLENGTMSLLLVEGFVGTVGQDLDPDNDGFLNFMPWARVVDSVAVSDGGPADRTYAETVLAPGFDGVSFTPGGASRIPNAADTNSPADWLRNDFDLAGISGFTGTPLFGEALNTPAQVNAAVPEPPKFVCGDPATPIHDVQGSGAASPLAGSPDPVVIEGVVVGDFQGTAALRGFYLQEEPADADANPATSEGIFVFDSTFGVNVAVGDVVRVEGKVTEYYGLTQLGSITKLLVCGTDTVAPTTVTLPIASLALWEQYEGMLITVPGPLTVSGNYTLGRYGEVDLSVGGRLYTPTNVVMPGAAAVALQDLNNRSRIQIDDGRTAQNPLPLPPYFMADNTLRVGDTTSGVTGVLSYSFDAWEIHPTQPVVFTRVNERPITPIPVGGDVQVAAFNVLNYFNTIDTGAWICGPAGNMECRGADSAFEFTRQRDKIISALTTLDADVIGLMEIENDGYGPESAVADLVNGLNAATVPGTYAYIDPGRPYLGTDAIAVALIYKPAVVTPYGSAAILDSSVDPRFIDTRNRPALAQTFEEIATGARFTVVVNHLKSKGSACDDLGDPDTGDGQGNCNIVRTNAADALVDWLASDPTGSQDPDFLIIGDLNAYAMEDPVRLLKGAGYVDLIEAFAGPYAYSYNFQAQSGYLDHALAIANLARQVTGAGHWHINADEPVALDYNNYNQAVLYRPDPYRSSDHDPVLLGLVLDFEVPFDVKPGADVSPVNPKAKGTLPVALLSTPYFDATRVDPATVRVAGAPVAMRGNGYMIQIRDVNHDGLDDLFMHIEMSLISLPDGATEMPVEAMYGNRRVYGADAIRLVPAAQAAACAMDETTLAVLGLRGGHEVFLWGKTYAEVLAAPGRGQLWFDLARAYIGAQAHILNGAPVPGDVDSSMTLAYNLLSATDPDRGMGRANRVLYAQLTAILNSYSAGLCVP, from the coding sequence GTGACTGATCGAAAAACGCTTTTCATTGCTGCTGTACTGATGCTGGTGCTTCTTGCCTTACCCGTGGTGGCTGCAATACCTGCCCGCGCCATTGGTGGCGATCCGGTCATCAACGAGTTTGTCGCCAACCACACTGGCACTGATACCAGCGAATATGTGGAAATCTTCGGCGCCCCGAACACCTACTATAGCACCCTGACACTGCTTCAGATCGAGGGTGACGGCACTGGCGCTGGCACTGTTGATAGCGCCTTTCCGCTGGGCCTGACCGGCCCGACTGGCTTCTGGACGACCGGCTTCCTGAACAACCTCATTGAGAATGGCACGCTCACCCTGCTGCTGGTGGAAGGCTTCAGTGGCATTGTTGGCCAGGACCTGGACACCGACAACAACGGTGGGCTGGACGTTACACCCTGGACGCGCATCGTTGACGGCGTGGCTGTTAGCGATGGCGGGGTGGGCGACGCGACGTACACCGGGACGGTGCTGGCGCCCGGCTTTGGCGGATCGGCATTCACGCCTGGCGGCGCATCGCGTATCCCCAATGGCGCAGACACCGACACCGTCGCCGACTGGATGCCCAACGACTTTGATGGCGCGGGGCTACCCGGTTTCACCGGCACACCGGCTGTCGGCGAAGCGTACAACACGCCCGGAGGCGTCAACCGGTTGTTTGGCACTGCCCGCCCGCCGCTGATCAATGAGTTCGTCGCCAATCACACCGGCGCCGACAACCACGAGTACATCGAGATCGCCGGCGACCCGAACACCGATTACAGCGCCTACGCTGTGGTCCAAATTGAGGGCGAGACGGAGGTCGGCGGCACGCCGGGCGTCATCGACAGTGCCCACCCGCTGGGCACAACCGATCCGCTTGGCCTGTGGTTTACCGGCTTCCTGACGGAGACGCTGGAAAACGGCACGATGAGCCTGTTACTGGTAGAAGGTTTCGTTGGCACCGTTGGCCAGGACCTGGACCCTGACAACGACGGCTTCTTGAACTTCATGCCTTGGGCGCGTGTCGTTGACAGCGTTGCTGTCTCTGACGGCGGTCCAGCCGACCGCACCTATGCGGAGACTGTCCTGGCCCCCGGCTTTGACGGCGTGAGCTTTACACCGGGCGGCGCGTCGCGGATTCCCAACGCAGCGGATACGAACAGCCCCGCCGACTGGCTGCGCAACGACTTTGACCTGGCGGGCATCTCTGGCTTCACCGGGACGCCCCTCTTCGGCGAGGCGCTCAATACGCCGGCGCAGGTCAATGCAGCCGTGCCGGAGCCACCCAAGTTTGTCTGCGGCGACCCGGCTACGCCGATTCATGACGTGCAGGGCAGCGGGGCGGCCAGTCCGCTGGCCGGGTCGCCTGACCCGGTGGTGATCGAGGGGGTGGTCGTCGGCGACTTCCAGGGCACAGCTGCGCTGCGTGGCTTTTACCTGCAGGAAGAACCCGCCGACGCTGACGCCAATCCTGCCACCTCAGAAGGTATCTTCGTTTTTGACAGTACGTTCGGTGTGAACGTGGCTGTCGGGGATGTGGTGCGCGTCGAGGGCAAGGTCACGGAGTATTACGGCCTGACCCAGCTCGGCAGCATCACCAAGCTGCTCGTTTGCGGGACTGACACGGTGGCTCCCACCACCGTTACCCTGCCGATCGCCAGCCTGGCCCTGTGGGAGCAGTATGAAGGCATGTTGATCACCGTGCCGGGGCCACTGACGGTCAGCGGCAACTACACGCTAGGCCGCTATGGCGAGGTCGATCTCTCGGTCGGTGGCCGGCTGTACACGCCGACCAACGTGGTCATGCCTGGCGCGGCGGCGGTTGCGCTGCAGGATCTTAACAACCGCAGCCGCATCCAGATCGATGACGGTCGCACAGCCCAGAATCCACTGCCACTGCCGCCCTATTTCATGGCTGACAATACGCTGCGCGTGGGCGATACCACTTCTGGTGTGACCGGCGTCCTGAGCTACAGCTTCGATGCCTGGGAGATTCACCCGACGCAGCCGGTGGTCTTCACCCGCGTCAATGAGCGTCCCATCACGCCGATCCCCGTTGGCGGTGATGTACAGGTGGCCGCCTTTAACGTGCTCAACTACTTCAACACGATCGACACCGGGGCCTGGATCTGTGGTCCAGCGGGCAACATGGAGTGCCGTGGCGCGGACAGCGCGTTCGAATTTACGCGACAGCGGGATAAGATCATCAGTGCGCTCACGACCCTTGACGCAGATGTGATCGGCCTGATGGAGATCGAGAATGACGGTTACGGGCCGGAGAGTGCAGTGGCCGACCTGGTCAATGGCCTCAATGCTGCGACTGTCCCCGGCACATACGCCTATATCGATCCGGGGCGGCCTTACCTCGGCACGGACGCCATCGCGGTGGCTCTGATCTATAAGCCAGCTGTCGTGACGCCCTATGGCAGCGCCGCCATCCTTGACTCGTCGGTTGACCCGCGCTTCATCGACACGCGCAACCGCCCGGCGCTGGCCCAGACGTTTGAGGAAATAGCGACCGGGGCGCGCTTCACCGTAGTGGTCAACCATCTCAAGTCGAAAGGTTCGGCCTGCGACGATCTGGGCGATCCGGATACCGGCGACGGGCAGGGCAACTGCAACATTGTCCGCACCAACGCTGCCGACGCTCTGGTTGACTGGCTGGCGAGTGATCCGACGGGCAGTCAGGACCCCGACTTTCTGATTATCGGCGACCTGAACGCCTACGCGATGGAAGACCCGGTCCGGCTGCTTAAGGGTGCGGGCTATGTGGACCTGATCGAGGCGTTCGCCGGCCCGTATGCCTACTCCTACAACTTCCAGGCGCAGTCTGGCTACCTCGACCATGCCCTGGCGATCGCCAATCTGGCGCGGCAGGTGACCGGCGCCGGTCACTGGCACATCAACGCTGATGAGCCGGTTGCGCTGGACTACAACAACTACAACCAGGCGGTGCTCTACAGGCCGGATCCGTACCGCTCCTCTGACCATGACCCGGTCTTGCTGGGTCTGGTGCTGGATTTTGAGGTGCCGTTCGATGTCAAGCCGGGCGCGGATGTCAGCCCGGTCAACCCGAAAGCGAAGGGTACGCTACCTGTGGCGCTGCTGAGTACACCGTACTTCGATGCAACACGGGTCGACCCGGCAACTGTCCGGGTGGCGGGCGCGCCGGTGGCGATGCGCGGCAATGGCTACATGATCCAGATCCGCGACGTGAACCATGACGGGCTGGATGACCTGTTCATGCACATCGAGATGTCGCTCATCAGTCTGCCGGATGGCGCGACGGAGATGCCGGTCGAGGCCATGTACGGCAACCGGCGTGTCTATGGTGCAGACGCCATCCGGCTGGTTCCGGCAGCGCAGGCAGCAGCGTGTGCGATGGACGAGACGACCCTGGCGGTCTTGGGGCTGCGGGGCGGTCATGAGGTCTTCCTGTGGGGCAAGACGTATGCTGAGGTGCTGGCGGCGCCGGGTCGCGGCCAGCTGTGGTTCGATCTGGCGCGGGCGTATATCGGCGCGCAGGCGCATATCCTCAACGGCGCGCCGGTGCCCGGTGATGTGGACTCGTCGATGACACTGGCCTACAACCTGCTCAGTGCGACTGATCCCGATCGGGGCATGGGCCGGGCCAACCGCGTGCTGTATGCCCAGTTGACCGCCATCCTTAACAGCTATAGCGCCGGTCTCTGTGTACCGTAA
- a CDS encoding NADH:ubiquinone oxidoreductase, with protein sequence MSAKPKVAFFEFTSCEGCQLTVVDSLQDHPELLDTVEIVQFREAMSEKGEDYAIAFIEGSCSRPSDEPKLQAIRQQAAIVVALGACAHLGGVNAIRNRMPLQEVREYVYGDRAEWFETYEPRPIKDVIKVDAVIPGCPIDRREFIKAVTHLLQGRMPFIPDQPLCMECKLKENICVYTRGKVCLGPITLAGCDAICPTYGDGCEGCRGLIANPNIEAMRQVMHEHGLTDEAIDAKLSMFLTNQIMALEEAG encoded by the coding sequence ATGTCTGCCAAACCCAAAGTTGCCTTTTTTGAATTCACCAGTTGCGAGGGTTGCCAGCTCACCGTGGTTGACTCGCTGCAGGATCATCCGGAATTGCTGGACACGGTGGAGATCGTCCAGTTCCGGGAAGCCATGAGCGAGAAGGGCGAGGACTACGCCATCGCCTTCATCGAAGGCTCCTGCTCACGGCCCAGCGATGAGCCGAAGCTGCAGGCCATCCGGCAGCAGGCGGCCATCGTCGTAGCCCTGGGCGCGTGCGCACATCTGGGTGGCGTCAACGCCATCCGCAACCGCATGCCCCTGCAGGAAGTCCGCGAATACGTCTATGGCGATCGGGCCGAATGGTTCGAGACTTATGAACCGCGCCCGATCAAGGACGTGATCAAGGTTGACGCCGTCATCCCCGGCTGCCCCATCGATCGGCGGGAATTCATCAAGGCGGTGACGCACCTGCTGCAGGGTCGGATGCCCTTCATCCCCGATCAGCCGCTGTGCATGGAGTGCAAGCTCAAGGAAAACATCTGCGTCTATACGCGGGGCAAGGTCTGCCTGGGGCCGATCACGCTGGCCGGTTGCGACGCCATCTGCCCGACCTACGGTGACGGTTGCGAGGGTTGCCGCGGCCTGATCGCCAACCCCAACATCGAGGCCATGCGCCAGGTCATGCACGAGCATGGCCTGACCGACGAGGCTATCGACGCGAAGCTCTCCATGTTCCTGACCAACCAGATCATGGCATTGGAAGAGGCAGGCTAA
- a CDS encoding Ni/Fe hydrogenase subunit beta, which produces MSFKIMPKAALPDWVTWLKNRYRVVGPTARQGQYVFAEIASPDELVLDYPTSVLPPKKYLLPQRETLFTFDAQSMQMKANIEWEPTVILGVHTCDMHAIRLLDKVHATGYTDQHYQAHRQHTTLVSIECLSPCMEQSFCKSMGTLTVPEDYDLHLTDLGDSYGVDVGSEKGEALLQGFTAIWDPTSEDYQRINKVMAEKWPRFSYRLNFDVTELPDLLALSNNSSLWNELGDICLGCGQCTKVCPTCYCFDVRDEVDLSLTKGQRTRTWDSCQIDRFATVAGGHNFRSTRALRNRHRFMRKGKYHLEAYGLIGCVGCGRCAAACLVHITPVDTFNELYRRHKKGEILEEAKQA; this is translated from the coding sequence ATGAGCTTCAAAATCATGCCCAAAGCCGCCCTCCCGGACTGGGTCACCTGGCTGAAGAACCGTTACCGGGTTGTCGGCCCCACCGCCCGCCAGGGCCAGTATGTATTCGCCGAGATCGCCAGCCCGGACGAGCTGGTCCTCGATTACCCGACCAGCGTCCTGCCGCCCAAGAAGTACCTGCTGCCCCAGCGCGAGACGCTCTTCACCTTCGATGCGCAGAGCATGCAGATGAAGGCGAATATCGAATGGGAGCCAACAGTGATCCTGGGCGTACATACCTGCGACATGCACGCCATCCGGCTGCTGGACAAGGTGCACGCCACTGGCTACACCGATCAGCACTACCAGGCTCACCGGCAGCATACCACCCTGGTCAGCATCGAATGCCTCAGCCCGTGCATGGAACAGTCCTTCTGCAAGAGCATGGGGACGCTCACCGTGCCGGAAGACTACGACCTGCACCTGACCGACCTGGGCGACAGCTACGGCGTCGATGTCGGCTCGGAAAAGGGCGAGGCGCTGCTGCAGGGCTTCACCGCCATCTGGGACCCCACCAGCGAAGACTACCAGCGCATCAACAAGGTCATGGCCGAAAAATGGCCGCGCTTCTCCTACCGGCTCAATTTCGACGTGACCGAGCTGCCTGACCTGCTGGCCCTGAGCAACAACAGTTCACTCTGGAACGAACTGGGGGACATCTGCCTGGGCTGCGGGCAGTGCACCAAGGTCTGCCCGACCTGCTACTGCTTCGACGTGCGTGATGAGGTTGACCTGAGCCTGACCAAAGGGCAACGCACCCGCACCTGGGACTCCTGCCAGATCGATCGTTTCGCCACGGTGGCCGGCGGCCATAACTTCCGCTCCACGCGCGCCCTGCGCAACCGTCACCGCTTTATGCGCAAGGGCAAGTACCACCTGGAAGCCTACGGCCTGATCGGCTGCGTGGGCTGCGGGCGCTGTGCAGCGGCCTGCCTGGTGCACATTACCCCTGTTGATACCTTTAATGAACTGTACCGCCGCCACAAGAAGGGTGAAATTCTGGAGGAGGCCAAGCAAGCATGA
- a CDS encoding FAD/NAD(P)-binding protein, with product MTTLLKETLKHSSIYMPTPARITAVKDLTALEKLFTIELPSGFSLNHRPGQFVQISVLGVGEAPISISSSPSRSNGSFEVCVRRVGSVTNAMHALKPGAMLGLRGPFGRGFPVERFRGKDILFVPGGLGLAPLRSLINEVLDERGKYGRVIILYGTRSPSEILFRDEIAQWQQRTDIEFHMTVDRADESWTGNVGVVTTLFPKVQIHPRNMVAVVVGPPVMYRFVLMELLGKGIAEGNIWFSFERHMKCGVGKCGHCQMHHIYTCQDGPSFSYAEIKHLEEAL from the coding sequence ATGACCACCCTGCTCAAAGAAACCCTCAAACACTCATCGATCTACATGCCCACGCCAGCGCGGATCACCGCTGTAAAAGACCTGACGGCGCTGGAGAAGCTTTTCACCATCGAACTGCCCAGCGGGTTTTCCCTCAATCACCGCCCCGGCCAGTTCGTGCAGATCTCCGTGCTGGGCGTTGGCGAAGCGCCGATCAGCATCTCATCCTCGCCCAGCCGCAGCAACGGCAGCTTTGAGGTGTGTGTGCGTCGTGTGGGTAGCGTGACCAACGCCATGCATGCCCTCAAGCCGGGGGCCATGCTGGGGCTGCGCGGCCCCTTCGGGCGCGGCTTCCCGGTGGAGCGCTTCCGCGGCAAGGATATCCTCTTTGTGCCGGGCGGCCTGGGGCTGGCCCCGCTGCGCTCCCTGATCAACGAGGTGCTTGACGAGCGCGGCAAGTACGGCCGGGTGATCATCCTCTACGGCACCCGCTCCCCATCCGAAATCCTGTTCCGCGATGAGATTGCGCAGTGGCAACAACGGACTGATATCGAGTTCCACATGACGGTTGACCGGGCCGACGAGAGCTGGACGGGCAATGTCGGCGTAGTGACCACCCTCTTCCCCAAGGTCCAGATCCATCCGCGCAACATGGTGGCCGTTGTCGTTGGCCCGCCGGTCATGTATCGCTTTGTCCTGATGGAACTGCTGGGCAAGGGCATCGCCGAAGGCAACATCTGGTTCAGCTTTGAGCGCCACATGAAGTGCGGTGTGGGCAAGTGCGGCCACTGCCAGATGCATCACATCTACACCTGCCAGGACGGCCCTTCCTTCTCGTATGCCGAAATCAAGCACCTGGAGGAGGCGCTCTGA